From the Paludisphaera mucosa genome, one window contains:
- a CDS encoding SpoVR family protein: MSTVNTHDLPADLRAIQIETEGHARDYGLDFYETIFEVLDYDEISMIAAFGGFPTRYPHWRFGMEYQQLSKGYRYGLQKIYEMVINNDPCYAYLLRCNQLVDQKLVMAHVYGHNDFFKNNIWFSQTNRKMMDETANHGSRIRSHMERNGEDAVESFIDSCLSLENLIDVYSPHIKRRESVNRYDFDEGGEENRQPSKFQSKSYMDDFINPPAVLKEEQRQRDSDREKAKPSSFPEHPERDVLLFLIEHAPLKPWQRDVLTIVREEAYYFAPQGQTKIMNEGWASFWHSTIMTQKILHPSELLDYADHHSGTMATQPGRLNPYKLGIELLRDIEERWNKGQFGPEWEECDDYQVKRHWDKQLGLGRKKIFEVRRIHNDVTFIDTFLTQDFCKRHQLFSFKHNDQNDLYEIESREFKKIKERLLFNLTNFGQPIIRVKDGNFRNRGELYLGQEHFGVDLRLDYAQDTIRHLHRLWTRPVHLETTVDGRPTLLSFDGTDHSIRPLGGASHDVEPKDRRRA; encoded by the coding sequence ATGTCGACCGTCAACACCCATGACCTGCCCGCCGACCTGCGGGCCATCCAGATCGAGACCGAGGGGCACGCCCGCGACTACGGGCTCGATTTCTACGAGACCATCTTCGAGGTCCTCGACTACGACGAAATCTCGATGATCGCCGCGTTCGGCGGCTTCCCGACCCGCTACCCGCACTGGCGGTTCGGAATGGAGTACCAGCAGCTCTCGAAGGGCTATCGCTACGGGCTCCAGAAGATCTACGAGATGGTCATCAACAACGACCCTTGTTACGCCTATCTCCTGCGCTGCAATCAGCTCGTCGACCAGAAACTCGTCATGGCCCACGTCTACGGCCATAACGACTTCTTCAAGAACAACATCTGGTTCAGTCAGACCAACCGCAAGATGATGGACGAGACGGCGAACCACGGCAGCCGAATTCGCTCTCACATGGAGCGGAACGGCGAAGACGCGGTCGAGAGCTTTATCGATTCCTGCCTGTCGCTCGAGAACTTGATCGACGTCTACTCGCCCCACATCAAGCGCCGGGAGTCGGTGAACCGCTACGACTTCGACGAGGGCGGCGAGGAGAACCGCCAGCCGTCGAAGTTCCAGAGCAAGTCCTACATGGACGATTTCATCAACCCGCCCGCCGTCCTGAAGGAGGAGCAGCGCCAGCGGGATTCGGACCGCGAGAAGGCCAAGCCGTCGTCATTCCCGGAGCATCCCGAACGCGACGTTCTCCTGTTCCTGATCGAGCACGCTCCGCTCAAACCCTGGCAACGCGATGTGCTGACCATCGTCCGCGAGGAGGCTTACTACTTCGCTCCACAGGGTCAGACCAAGATCATGAACGAGGGCTGGGCCTCTTTCTGGCACTCGACCATCATGACCCAGAAGATCCTCCACCCATCGGAGCTCCTCGACTACGCCGACCACCACTCGGGCACCATGGCGACCCAACCGGGCCGGCTCAATCCTTATAAGCTGGGCATCGAGCTCCTCCGGGACATCGAGGAGCGCTGGAACAAGGGCCAATTCGGCCCCGAATGGGAGGAGTGCGACGACTACCAGGTCAAGCGTCACTGGGACAAGCAGCTCGGCCTCGGCCGCAAGAAGATCTTCGAGGTGAGGCGCATCCACAACGACGTGACGTTCATCGACACGTTCCTGACGCAGGACTTCTGCAAGCGTCACCAGCTTTTCAGCTTCAAGCACAACGACCAGAACGACCTCTACGAGATCGAGAGCCGGGAGTTCAAGAAGATCAAGGAGCGGCTCCTGTTCAACTTGACCAACTTCGGCCAACCCATCATCCGGGTCAAGGACGGCAACTTCCGCAACCGCGGCGAGCTGTACCTGGGCCAGGAGCATTTCGGCGTCGACTTACGCCTGGACTACGCCCAGGACACCATTCGCCATCTTCACCGCCTCTGGACGCGTCCGGTCCACCTGGAAACGACCGTCGACGGGCGGCCCACCTTACTTTCGTTTGACGGAACCGACCACTCGATCCGCCCTTTGGGAGGTGCGTCCCATGACGTTGAGCCGAAAGATCGCCGCCGCGCTTGA